From the genome of Malus domestica chromosome 04, GDT2T_hap1, one region includes:
- the LOC103433078 gene encoding non-specific lipid transfer protein GPI-anchored 7-like isoform X1, which yields MGCYSISMLAVATMVVLLSLFGSAAGQTTPACAQDLLPCADYLNSTAQPSATCCTAIKQTVATQLPCLCNLFYTPGLLESLGSNITSALRIANACGQSLDTSKCKTAVVAPTQSPPAATVNLAGTPGNDDGGSSRVEWTGFFAPLLFWASVMLY from the exons atgggctGCTACAGCATTTCCATGTTGGCGGTGGCCACGATGGTTGTGTTATTAAGTTTATTCGGATCGGCGGCCGGTCAAACGACGCCGGCTTGTGCTCAGGACCTTCTGCCGTGCGCGGACTACCTCAACAGCACAGCTCAACCATCTGCCACGTGCTGCACTGCCATCAAGCAGACGGTGGCCACCCAGCTTCCGTGTCTCTGCAACCTCTTTTACACTCCCGGACTTCTCGAGAGTTTGGGCAGCAACATCACTTCCGCTCTCAGAATCGCCAACGCTTGCGGCCAATCACTTGATACATCCAAATGCAAAA CAGCCGTAGTTGCTCCTACACAATCCCCACCTGCAGCCACAG TTAATCTTGCAGGAACACCGGGAAACGACGATGGCGGTTCCAGCAGGGTAGAGTGGACTGGATTTTTTGCTCCTCTCTTATTCTGGGCTTCTGTCATGCTATATTAG
- the LOC103433078 gene encoding non-specific lipid transfer protein GPI-anchored 9-like isoform X2: MGCYSISMLAVATMVVLLSLFGSAAGQTTPACAQDLLPCADYLNSTAQPSATCCTAIKQTVATQLPCLCNLFYTPGLLESLGSNITSALRIANACGQSLDTSKCKTAVVAPTQSPPAATGTPGNDDGGSSRVEWTGFFAPLLFWASVMLY, from the exons atgggctGCTACAGCATTTCCATGTTGGCGGTGGCCACGATGGTTGTGTTATTAAGTTTATTCGGATCGGCGGCCGGTCAAACGACGCCGGCTTGTGCTCAGGACCTTCTGCCGTGCGCGGACTACCTCAACAGCACAGCTCAACCATCTGCCACGTGCTGCACTGCCATCAAGCAGACGGTGGCCACCCAGCTTCCGTGTCTCTGCAACCTCTTTTACACTCCCGGACTTCTCGAGAGTTTGGGCAGCAACATCACTTCCGCTCTCAGAATCGCCAACGCTTGCGGCCAATCACTTGATACATCCAAATGCAAAA CAGCCGTAGTTGCTCCTACACAATCCCCACCTGCAGCCACAG GAACACCGGGAAACGACGATGGCGGTTCCAGCAGGGTAGAGTGGACTGGATTTTTTGCTCCTCTCTTATTCTGGGCTTCTGTCATGCTATATTAG